Genomic segment of Roseofilum capinflatum BLCC-M114:
CACCTTGCGGATTACCTCATCAGTAAACTCAGAAGTCATCATTTGTCCCCCCAGATCGGGAGTGGCTTTCCCTTCATAAATGGCTTCAAAGACTGACTCATAAATCGAGCGCGAAGCCCGATCGCCGGCCGGAGTTTTCACATAGGTAAGCAGGGCAGCACCAGCTAATATCATGGCCATGGGATTAGCAATATTTTTGCCATAGAGAGCGGGAGCTGTGCCATGGGGCGCTTCTGCCATCACCGTTTTCACCTGCAACGTATCGGCATCAAAGCCCATGACTAAACTCTCGGAACCGGCAATACTGCCATACATTTGTAACACCATATCCGAGAGCAAGTCCCCATCCCGGTTGAGAGCGGGGATAACTAAGGCTTCGCCGCTATTTTGCAGCAACAGGGCAAAGGTGGCATCAATGAGCAGGGGTTGATAGGTGACCTCCGGATGGCGATCGCTGGCCGCATCGAGTTCTTCCTTAAACATGCCCTCATAGGTGGCACTGACCGTAAATTTCGGCCCGCCAAACACTTTAGCCCCTGTCCGCTTGGCATGGGTAAACGTAAACTCGGCCACCGTTCGGCAGATAGAACGGCTAATCTTGGACGTGCGCCAGGCAATTTCATCGCCGCTTTCGGTGGTTTCGCGCCATTCCTTCGCACCATAGGCATCATCAACAGCCATGCGAACAATGGTAATGGGCGCATAAACTCCGCCTACGGGTAAAATTTGGGGAATGCGTCGCCCCGTTCGTAAAATTACTGAGGCTCCCAAGGCTTCTCGCAAGATGGCATTGGGACTTCCCACATCACCCGATTTTTCTGGGGTGATGGTGGCAGCTTTCAAGGCCAGCCCCGTTTTACTGGCAACCTTGGCAGCATCCCAAACCACCTGATTTTCAGTGGCTCGACGGTTTTCCAAACTCAAGTCATAATCAATAAATTCCAGGGTTTGGCCAATGACCCCCGGTTGCAAGACCCGTAAAGCCTCGGCTAGAAGTTCCTCTCCGGTCTGATCGCCATGCATAACGACGATCGCTGGTGTGGGGTTTTGAGTTGGCATAACAAATGTCAATCCTTGAAGGGGTTTGCTTCTATATATTGTCCTTGATCGGCGATCGCCGACACTGTAAACACAAATACTAATCTACACCTGCTTCTGGGCGTTGCTGAGGCGATCGCACCAGAATATAGCTTACGATAGATAGAGTGAGTCTCCCCATCAGCTTGTGTCGTGAAAATCCGACAACAACCCTACAGAGGGGCCGAGTAACTGCCAAGGAAAGAGCAAAATGCACCATCGTTTGCTAGTCAACACCCCATTAAGAATCATCCTGATTGTTCCTTTTGTGATACAGATTACAGCAGCAGTGGGGCTAACGGCGTGGCTTTCGATTCGCAATGGACAAAAGGCAGTTGATAACGTTGCTGACGATCTTTGGAATGAGATTGCAGCCCGAACAGTGCAGCATATTAACGAATATACCCAAATTCCTCAAAATGTTGTTTTAGACACCCTTGCGAATGCCCAGTTAAACCTAGTTGATATTACTGACAAAGAGCGATTAACTCGATATCTCTGGCATCAGATGCACCATCATCCGGGGTTATTTATTACTGCTGTTGGCTATGAGACAGGAGAAGTCGTCGGGGTAGGGGTGACAGAAGATGGGCAATGGGTGATTCGAGCCATTGACCCCGGCCAAACCCAACTGCATACTTATGTCGTTTCTGGACAAGGCGATCGCGGAAAATTGATCAGCGCCGATGACTTTGATCTCAAAAGTCGGCCCTGGTATCGGGATGGGGTTCGAGCTAAACAATTAACCTGGACGGATATTTACCCGAACTACAATCCGCCCTTCAATATTCTGAGTGCGGTCAGTCCCATTTATGATACCCAGACTAACCAACTGATTGGGGTCACCAATGCCACTCTCTCACTCTGGCAAATCAGCCATTTTTTAGAACAGCTCAAGATCGGGCGATCGGGAGAAATTTTTATCCTGGATAATACAGGGGATTTAGTTGCTTCCTCAACCGGCGAACCCCTTGCACACATAGACGCAACTGGAAGGAGTAAAACGCCAAAGCGACTGAAGGCTGTCGAGAGCAGCAATTTACGAGTTCGGCAAGCGGCAGAACATCTGATTGAGCAATTCGGCCCTCTCCATCAGATTCAACAAGGCAAACGTACCGAATTTATCACCAATGGACAACGGGAAATTGTTCGGATTACACCCTTTTCTGACGATCTTGGCTTGGACTGGCTGATTGTCATCGTCGTACCAGAATCGGACTTTATGGCCCAAATTGATGCTAATACCCGTAATACCCTTTGGCTGTCTCTAGGGGCCCTAGTCCTGGCAACCGGGTCTAGCATTATGACGGCTCGCTGGATTACAGAACCTTTGCTGCGACTTAACCAGGTGGCGAAGGACATTGCTGAGAATTCCTTACCGTCCAACTCTGTGTCAGGAGAAATGGTCACCAACCGCACCCGTGAACTCAGTCAGTTAAGTCGCTCTTTCGAGCAGATGACCCAACAGCTCCAAGCCTCCTTTGCTGTGTTACAAGAGAGTGAGGCAAACTTTAAAAACATGGCAGCCAATGTGCCAGGCGCAATATTTCGCTACATTTTGCATCCCGACGGCACGGATACTGTGCTGTACATGAGTCCGGGTTGTTATCAGCTCTGGGAAATTGAAGCGGATGTGGTGGAGAAAAACGCTAAGATTCTTTGGGATATGGTCGATCCAGAGGATTTTCCCGCTATGCAAGCTGCGGTGATGAAGTCGGCTCAAAGACTTGAGACGTGGAATTACGAATGGCGTATTACGACCCCATCAGGTCGCCGCAAGTGGCTAGAGGGAATTGGTCAGCCGACCCAAAACCCAGATGGTTCGGTGCTTTGGCATACACTCATTCTGGATGTGAGCGATCGCAAAGCAGCCCAGATCCAACTTCAGGATTTAACGAACCGATTAGAGTTAGCGACTCGCTCGGCACAGATGGGGATCTGGGAGTGGGATCTGGTCAGCGATCGCCTAATTTGGGATGACCGGATGTATGAACTCTACGGCATCAGCCCTGGAGACTTTAGTCAAGCCTATCAAGCGTGGGAAGCAGGCGTTCATCCGGACGATTTGGTGGCATCTAGAACTGCCTTGCAAGAAACTCTGAATGGGGAGAAAGACTTTAATTCTGAATTTCGAGTGCTTTGGCCTGATGGAACGGTTCGCTACATTGAGGCCCATGCTATTGTCCAGCGAGATGCCCAAGGGCAAGCCCTACGAATGATTGGGGTGAATTTAGATATCAGCGATCGCAAACAGGCAGAAGAACAACTGATTTACAGCGTTCTCCACGATAAACTCACCGATTTACCCAATCGTACCCTGCTCACCAATCGATTGGAATTATCGATTCAAAGGGCACAGCGATCGCCCACCTATCATTTTGCTGTGTTGTTTCTCGACCTGGATCAATTTAAGGTCATTAATGACAGCCTGGGGCATTTGGTTGGAGATCAATTATTACTGATAGTCGCCCAAAAGTTGCAAAGGATCATTCGACCCACAGATTTAGCGGCTCGTTTGGGTGGGGATGAATTTGTCATTCTCATAGAACAGATTCCCGACCTCCCCGCCATTGTCCACGTCGCTGAACGCCTGTTAGCTGAGTTTAATCAAGCAACGGCGATCGATGGCCATACTGTCTTTATCACCACTAGCATCGGCATTGTCTGGGGCACAAATACTTACACCGAAGCCTCCGATCTGCTCCGGGATGCTGATATTGCCCTCTATCGAGCTAAAGCTAAAGGTCGCAATCGATACGAAATCTTTGACGTTGAAATGCACGTTCAGGCGGTCAAACGCATGACTCTGGAGCATGATCTGCGGGTTGCGATCGCTCGACAGGAATTCATGACCTACTACCAACCCATTGTCGATCTCAAGACACGACAGCTAACTGGATTTGAATCCCTCATCCGTTGGCAGCACCCGATGCAAGGTTTTATTTCTCCGACTCACTTTATTCCCATTGCTGAAGAAACGGGGCTGATTGTGTCGATTAGCCAGTGGGTATTGCAGTCAGCTTGCGAGCAAGTTGCTAGATGGCAGCGCCAATTCCCAAACTTGGAGAATCTCAGAATTAGTATTAATCTGTCGGGGCAAGACTTACGGCAACCGAATCTAGTGGAAACGATTCGACAAACCCTGACTCAAGCTCAGTTACCAGCGACTTCCTTAACTTTAGAAATTACCGAGAGCCTGCTGATTGAAAATATCGAAACGACTATCAACCTGCTGAAACAATTAAGAAATTTGGGGATTCGCATCAGTATTGATGATTTTGGAACTGGGTATTCGTCCCTGAGCTATTTGTATAACTTGCCTGCCGACTATCTAAAAATTGACCAATCTTTTGTGGGCAAAATGCAGCCGGGTGAGAAAAACTACAAGATTGTGCAAGCGGTGGTCAGTCTGAGCGATCAGTTACAGTTAGGGGCGATCGCCGAAGGTATTGAAATGGAAGAACAGTTAGCCTGGCTAAAAGCACTAGGCTGCGAATTGGGCCAGGGTTATTTGTTCTCGCGACCCCTAACTCCAACGGCTGCTACCGATCTTTTAGCAACCGGGCGCACCTTTTAAGGGGGGCAAGGGGGGATCTTGTCCTACTGTCCACCGATACAGCGCAAAGCGCTGTATGTGCAAAAACTGCTGTATCCTGATTGAAGGTTAAAAATAGTTTACCCATTACGGATTACCAACGGGAAGCGCTAGAATTATGGCAACGTTTTTAAGAGATTTAAGTTATCAATATCAGTGGTTATATGATTCGATTTCGCGGGTGTCTGCCCTGGCGGTGGGGGGAGAATACCGGTTTCGTCGCCTGGCTCTAAAGGATTTGACGATACATTCAGATACGGAAATTTTAGATCTCTGTTGTGGAAGCGGTCAAGCGACGCAAGTTTTAGTGACATATTCGGATCGGGTGACGGGGTTGGATGCGTCTCCTCTTTCGCTCAAAAGAGCGCAACAAAATGTTCCTGAAGCGAAATTTGTGGAAGGGTTTGCGGAAAATATACCTTTGGAAAATGAGAGTTTCGATCTGGTGCATACGAGCGCTGCGTTGCATGAAATGTCCCCAGAGCAACTGAAGGATATTTTGCGGGAAGTGTATCGGGTGTTGAAACCGGGGGGAGTTTTGGCGATCGCCGATTTTCATCCTCCTACCAACCCCATCTTTATCCCCGGATTATATCTGTTCCTGTTCCTGTTTGAAACGGAAACTGCCTGGCAGTTATTACAAACTGACTTAAGACAAACCTTACAGGATATAGGGTTTCAGGTGGAACCCCCGACCCTCTATGGAGGGGGAAGTCTGCAAGTGCTGCAAGCTTATAAACCCGATCAAGAATAATTGAAGTCATCAAGATTTCTCTATTCCTTAGTCCGTAAGCGCTGTAGTCGAGGCTGTGATCGCGGTCACATTATTATGAGATGCATTTCACACTCGATTTGTCAACCCCATTGCAACAATACTATAGATAGCGTCGTCATCCTGTGGCCGTTGTCAACCCTGTCCGATGAAGGAGGTTCCATCCATGATCCAAGGACAAGTTGTACTCATAACTGGAGCATCACGAGGCATTGGGCGAGCGATCGCTCTAGAACTTGCTGCCCAAGGAGTGAAACGTTTACTCCTGGTTGCCCGCGATCCTCAGCGCTTGCAACAAATGGTTGAAACACTCCAACAGCACTATCCTGAAGTTGAATCTGTGCCCCTAGCGGTTGATTTGACGAATACTCCGACCTTAGATGGGGCGATCGCCAAAGCTTGGCGAGACTATGGCCCCATTGACCTACTGATCAATAACGCTGGAGTTGCCCATCAAGGGGACTTTCTAGCCACCAACCCCCGTAAAATCGAAGAAGAAATTAATGTCAATCTCTTGGGAACCTTCCGCATTACGCGGTTAATTGCTAAACGCATGGTTTCCCGTTCCCAGGGGACAATTGTCAACGTATCAAGTCTCATGGGTAAAGTTGCCGCTCCCACCTACGCCACATACTCCGCCACCAAATTTGCTCTTGTTGGCTTTACCCAAGCCCTCCGCCAAGAACTTGCCCCCAAAGGCGTGCGCGTTGTCGCCCTGCTGCCATCGCTCACCGACACCGACATGGTGCGGAATACGGAAAAATTCCGTTGGGTAGCTACCGATAGCGCCGAAATGGTGGCCAAATCCTTAGTCGCTGGTTTACGCGATCGAGATGATGAAATTGTGGTCGGATGGCAAGGAAAAGTGGCTTCTCTCATGGGGCGTTTTTTCCCGCAAGTGATCCAGAAGGTGGTTGCCCTAGCAGCCCCAGATCGGAACGTCTTACCGTTGCGATCGCCTTCTGAGAGCGATCGAGCTGCTTAATCGGTAATCAATCAAAATATAGCAGTAAGGTGGGCAGGCTATGCTTGTAGGATTTGAAGGATTTGGCTTATCTTCCTGCCCACCCTGCTAGACTGAATCTCTTGTAGGGGCATGTGCCCCTACACTTTTTTGGCAATTTTCCGCGTTAATTGCTGACTGAGCCAGTCTAATAGGGGTGGCGAATAGCGTTTAATTAAATGAATGGCTTTAGCTGTCGGATCGGGAAAAACTTGGGCTTGATTGTTGAGTATACCTTGCAGCACATTGGCAATCACCATGGCGGGTTGGGTGGCTTGACTTTCGGGAAAACCGGGAATGGTTTCTGCTAGAGTGCCATAGCGCGGCGATCGCAGAATCGGAGTACGGCTAAAATAGGGATACACTGCTGTAACTTTGATATTGTAGGCTTTTAGTTCATCTCGGAGACCTTCACTAAAACCCCGCAAGCCAAATTTACTGGTGGCATAATGGGTTAAACCGCCAGGAGCTGACCAACCCGCAACCGAGGAAATATTGACAATATGCCCCTTTTGCCGCTCAATCATTGCGGGTAAAAATCGGGTGGTTAACCGAATGGGAGTGAGTAAATTAAGCT
This window contains:
- a CDS encoding isocitrate/isopropylmalate family dehydrogenase, whose protein sequence is MPTQNPTPAIVVMHGDQTGEELLAEALRVLQPGVIGQTLEFIDYDLSLENRRATENQVVWDAAKVASKTGLALKAATITPEKSGDVGSPNAILREALGASVILRTGRRIPQILPVGGVYAPITIVRMAVDDAYGAKEWRETTESGDEIAWRTSKISRSICRTVAEFTFTHAKRTGAKVFGGPKFTVSATYEGMFKEELDAASDRHPEVTYQPLLIDATFALLLQNSGEALVIPALNRDGDLLSDMVLQMYGSIAGSESLVMGFDADTLQVKTVMAEAPHGTAPALYGKNIANPMAMILAGAALLTYVKTPAGDRASRSIYESVFEAIYEGKATPDLGGQMMTSEFTDEVIRKVKTKLEVWSTLEST
- a CDS encoding bifunctional diguanylate cyclase/phosphodiesterase; this encodes MHHRLLVNTPLRIILIVPFVIQITAAVGLTAWLSIRNGQKAVDNVADDLWNEIAARTVQHINEYTQIPQNVVLDTLANAQLNLVDITDKERLTRYLWHQMHHHPGLFITAVGYETGEVVGVGVTEDGQWVIRAIDPGQTQLHTYVVSGQGDRGKLISADDFDLKSRPWYRDGVRAKQLTWTDIYPNYNPPFNILSAVSPIYDTQTNQLIGVTNATLSLWQISHFLEQLKIGRSGEIFILDNTGDLVASSTGEPLAHIDATGRSKTPKRLKAVESSNLRVRQAAEHLIEQFGPLHQIQQGKRTEFITNGQREIVRITPFSDDLGLDWLIVIVVPESDFMAQIDANTRNTLWLSLGALVLATGSSIMTARWITEPLLRLNQVAKDIAENSLPSNSVSGEMVTNRTRELSQLSRSFEQMTQQLQASFAVLQESEANFKNMAANVPGAIFRYILHPDGTDTVLYMSPGCYQLWEIEADVVEKNAKILWDMVDPEDFPAMQAAVMKSAQRLETWNYEWRITTPSGRRKWLEGIGQPTQNPDGSVLWHTLILDVSDRKAAQIQLQDLTNRLELATRSAQMGIWEWDLVSDRLIWDDRMYELYGISPGDFSQAYQAWEAGVHPDDLVASRTALQETLNGEKDFNSEFRVLWPDGTVRYIEAHAIVQRDAQGQALRMIGVNLDISDRKQAEEQLIYSVLHDKLTDLPNRTLLTNRLELSIQRAQRSPTYHFAVLFLDLDQFKVINDSLGHLVGDQLLLIVAQKLQRIIRPTDLAARLGGDEFVILIEQIPDLPAIVHVAERLLAEFNQATAIDGHTVFITTSIGIVWGTNTYTEASDLLRDADIALYRAKAKGRNRYEIFDVEMHVQAVKRMTLEHDLRVAIARQEFMTYYQPIVDLKTRQLTGFESLIRWQHPMQGFISPTHFIPIAEETGLIVSISQWVLQSACEQVARWQRQFPNLENLRISINLSGQDLRQPNLVETIRQTLTQAQLPATSLTLEITESLLIENIETTINLLKQLRNLGIRISIDDFGTGYSSLSYLYNLPADYLKIDQSFVGKMQPGEKNYKIVQAVVSLSDQLQLGAIAEGIEMEEQLAWLKALGCELGQGYLFSRPLTPTAATDLLATGRTF
- a CDS encoding class I SAM-dependent methyltransferase codes for the protein MATFLRDLSYQYQWLYDSISRVSALAVGGEYRFRRLALKDLTIHSDTEILDLCCGSGQATQVLVTYSDRVTGLDASPLSLKRAQQNVPEAKFVEGFAENIPLENESFDLVHTSAALHEMSPEQLKDILREVYRVLKPGGVLAIADFHPPTNPIFIPGLYLFLFLFETETAWQLLQTDLRQTLQDIGFQVEPPTLYGGGSLQVLQAYKPDQE
- a CDS encoding SDR family NAD(P)-dependent oxidoreductase encodes the protein MIQGQVVLITGASRGIGRAIALELAAQGVKRLLLVARDPQRLQQMVETLQQHYPEVESVPLAVDLTNTPTLDGAIAKAWRDYGPIDLLINNAGVAHQGDFLATNPRKIEEEINVNLLGTFRITRLIAKRMVSRSQGTIVNVSSLMGKVAAPTYATYSATKFALVGFTQALRQELAPKGVRVVALLPSLTDTDMVRNTEKFRWVATDSAEMVAKSLVAGLRDRDDEIVVGWQGKVASLMGRFFPQVIQKVVALAAPDRNVLPLRSPSESDRAA
- a CDS encoding SDR family NAD(P)-dependent oxidoreductase, whose amino-acid sequence is MTELKNATVLLTGASGGFGQEFIQQLVKAGSRLILTDIDQKAIAKILDTLETPLTDQIVATLEADLTSSAGCEHLYQQVKALDQPIDILINNAGIALFGRIDEVPTEKWEQLMELNLLTPIRLTTRFLPAMIERQKGHIVNISSVAGWSAPGGLTHYATSKFGLRGFSEGLRDELKAYNIKVTAVYPYFSRTPILRSPRYGTLAETIPGFPESQATQPAMVIANVLQGILNNQAQVFPDPTAKAIHLIKRYSPPLLDWLSQQLTRKIAKKV